A DNA window from Schistocerca americana isolate TAMUIC-IGC-003095 chromosome 4, iqSchAmer2.1, whole genome shotgun sequence contains the following coding sequences:
- the LOC124612721 gene encoding uncharacterized protein LOC124612721 has protein sequence MALTNAVGKMNMMSGDSPSLRPAASFELQETIINASIAKVRNVSDKGVQFEPSDLSDETDFMPKAPSVKADQGTSKQKLCNSSQNNNEDDIIVDDRIPELETKLSTEKGTDVTEAVSEKQEEEPNCVVNCLYFVDQCCECVLL, from the coding sequence gAACATGATGTCAGGTGATTCACCATCTCTTAGGCCAGCAGCAAGTTTTGAGTTGCAGGAAACTATAATTAATGCTTCTATAGCAAAAGTGAGAAATGTCTCTGACAAAGGAGTGCAGTTTGAACCATCAGATCTGTCTGATGAAACAGACTTCATGCCCAAAGCTCCCAGTGTGAAAGCTGATCAAGGCACAAGTAAACAAAAATTATGCAACAGTAGTCAAAATAACAATGAAGATGATATTATagtggatgacagaattcctgaaCTTGAAACAAAACTTAGCACCGAAAAGGGGACAGATGTTACAGAAGCAGTGTCTGAGAAACAGGAAGAAGAGCCAAACTGTGTGGTTAATTGTTTATATTTTGTTGACCAGTGCTGTGAATGTGTGCTCCTGTGA